From a single Ovis aries strain OAR_USU_Benz2616 breed Rambouillet chromosome 23, ARS-UI_Ramb_v3.0, whole genome shotgun sequence genomic region:
- the PTPN2 gene encoding tyrosine-protein phosphatase non-receptor type 2 isoform X5 has translation MVWQQKTKAVVMLNRIVEKESVKCAQYWPTKDDREMLFKETGFSVKFLSEDVKSYYTVHLLQLGNTRTGETRTISHFHYTTWPDFGVPESPASFLNFLFKVRESGSLNPEHGPAVIHCSAGIGRSGTFSLVDSCLVLIEKGDNINIKQLLLNMRKYRMGLIQTPDQLRFSYMTIIEGAKFIKGDSSIQKRWKELSKEDVCPVFDHSPTKIMTEKYNGNRIGLEEEKLTGDRYSGLSSKTQEALEESSESALRKRLREDRKASTAQKVQQMKQRLSETERKRKRWLYWQPILTKMGFVSVILVGAFVGWTLFLQQNAL, from the exons ATGGTTTGGCAGCAAAAGACCAAAGCAGTTGTCATGCTAAACCGAATTGTGGAGAAAGAATCG GTTAAATGTGCACAGTACTGGCCTACAAAAGATGACCGGGAGATGCTGTTTAAGGAAACTGGCTTCAGTGTGAAGTTCCTGTCAGAGGACGTGAAGTCCTATTACACGGTCCATTTGTTGCAGTTAGGAAACACCAGG acTGGTGAGACCAGAACAATATCTCACTTTCATTATACTACCTGGCCAGATTTTGGAGTCCCTGAATCACCAGCTTCGTTTCTCAATTTCTTATTCAAAGTGCGGGAATCTGGCTCCTTGAACCCTGAGCACGGGCCTGCGGTGATCCACTGCAGTGCCGGCATCGGGCGGTCGGGCACCTTTTCTCTGGTGGACAGCTGCCTTGTTCTG ATAGAAAAAGGAGACAATATTAACATTAAACAACTGTTATTGAATATGAGAAAATACCGAATGGGACTGATTCAGACTCCAGATCAGCTCAGATTTTCCTACATGACTATAATAGAAGGAGCAAAGTTTATAAAGGGAGACTCAAGTATACAG AAACGTTGGAAAGAACTTTCTAAGGAAGACGTATGTCCTGTTTTTGATCATTCGCCAACcaaaataatgactgaaaaataCAATGGGAACAGGATAGGCCTAGAAGAGGAAAAACTAACAGGAGACAGATACTCAGGTCTGTCCTCTAAAACGCAGGAAGCTCTGGAGGAGAGCAGCGAGAG TGCTCTGCGCAAGCGCCTCCGGGAGGACAGGAAGGCCAGCACTGCCCAGAAGGTGCAGCAGATGAAGCAGAGGCTGAGCGAGACCGAGCGCAAGAGGAAAAGGTGGTTATATTGGCAACCTATTCTCACTAAGATGGGGTTTGTGTCAGTCATTCTGGTTGGCGCTTTTGTTGGCTGGACACTGTTTCTTCAGCAGAATGCCCTATAA